The genomic segment ttctattattatttaaaaagatgaaaaggTTCTGTAAAGAAAGATTCACATAAGAGCTGAAAGTTCTCGTAAACTTTGTAAACGTTTCCTCGTAATGTCCCATGCATAAGAATTTTGCCTGTCATGGCGTAATAATAAGGACGTCGATTTTCTTTGCGATCTCCAAAAAAAGACACTCTTTGAAGATGCAAGAAAACAGCgtacaatttaatatctttttttagagTATAAAACAGTATTACtttgatttatgtatatataagtatagagggtttatataatagaaatgatataaacaatatgataTCAAGGATTTTcgattgcaaaatatttttcaaaaatgtctactataacattattataaaattattaaacaaacaattttctttttcaccgATTTTGCGACTCTTTAAAAATCACGCTCCATTTATTGTTATCGTTATCGAATTAGAGAAATACGTGTTTATTGACGCAGAGTgtcgttatatttttcatcctCCGGTTCTATGACCCTTCATTAATTTTACGCAAATGATCACGAATAATGGTACGAGATGTGCGCCAACGaattaatcagataaatcaaataaagcgGTAGGAAGCGTGTTATCGCGATGTGACAGTAAATGGTTGTTACAGTGTTTGTTTGAGAATACGGTATAGAGCAAATAAAACCGATAACATTCTGTACCGATCAAACGGTGCGCAAAATCTGTCCTTTGTACGAAATGCAATCATCCTTATATACTTTTCGATAtcaatcataatatttttgaataataaactaGAAAAGATGGAcgacaaatacaaaaaataaaacggaTATTTCAGTATCAtaacaatatatgttaaatatgttGTTCGCAGCGCAATAATTTCGTTGAAAACGATTTCCCAGAAAAAaagcgatatacatatacataaaaaaaattaaagggccacttcttctatataaaagagggccaattttcaagtatttgcaacttccttaaaaataatcgtaataaGATCGATAAAGAAGTATTTCAAAGCTTTaaatttctagttttagaatctttaaatgaatttcaattctttctatttgttacaaaataacattccaagaaagcgacgtctgtcggttgaacaaatttttcaaaagtttgtccaataccgaattaaaaaaaaattctagcaaaatttcattaattgcgtgttaaagagcagagttttagcttcaattcctttttttaacgaatgtcctatgatttttttcgccgagatattaattattaaagcaaaatcgagccaTCGACTTTGAATGCTTATAactaatgattattgtacgatcataTTTTGACTAGTTTTAAGcattcaaagtcaatagctcgattttgtttgaataacaaatatctcggcgaaaaaaaatcatagaatattcgttaaaaaaagaaattgaagctaaaactctgctctttaacatcCAATTAATGCAATCGTGctgggattttttttaaattcgatattcttagacaaacttttgaaaaatttgttcaatcgacgaatgtcgctttcttacaatgtaattttgtaacgagtagaaaaaattgaaatttattgaaagattttaaaactagaaacttaagctttaaaacgcttttttatcGATTCCGATTATTTTGAAGGAAGttacaactacttgaaaaatcggccttttttatatggaagaaagtagccctttaatttttttgcatagtgtataatttatataattcttaaataatttcatctaaaattaatattaagtgttaagttttttctttacatttcagaaacttaaattaacgattattattgtacgatcaaagtcaatagctcgattttgtttgaataacaaatatctcggcgaaaaaaaatcatagaatattcgttaaaaaaagaaattgaagctaaaactctgctctttaacatcCAATTAATGCAATCGTGctgggattttttttaaattcgatattcttggacaaacttttgaaaaatttgttcaatcgacgaatgtcgctttcttacaatgtaattttgtaacgagtagaaaaaattgaaatttattgaaagattttaaaactagaaacttaaGCTTTGAAACTTAAGCTTTTTTAtcgatcttattccgattattttgaAGGAAGttacaactacttgaaaaatcggccttttttatatggaagaaagttgccctttaatttttttgcgtagtacAAATCAAGTCTTCTGTCGCTTTCCCTTTTCTCGCTTTATCTCGACTCCGAAAGTGTTTGCGCTTCATTAAGAACAGTCTGGTTTTgcaatttgtaaatttcacGCATAGTTTACGtccacatttttatatagcaGCGTCTTCTCATTCGCGCATGAGGTTTTTTGACCCGATGAGGATACCATCGCGCACGCACCGACCCGTCGTAAAATTCCCCGAGCGCTGAGACTGATGATACCGCTCTCGGCAAACAtctaatattcatataaagaaatacgATCTCCCTCATATCGCGGCATTTATCCTAGTCCCACATCCCACTAATGCACGACATCCAAGACTTCCGCATTCTTTTTCGCCTATAAcgagatatttttagatatagatTCTCTTCTTAAGATACGTTTTATGCGTCCCTTTTCTCAAGCGCGGAGAGATCTGGCTCTTTATCGATCTTAGTACTTCAATAGAAAGAGATTTAGCGAAGAGAGAATACCTTTGGGAATTCTAGGGTAGGTTTTGCGAGTGAATAATCGCTCAATCGAGCGAGGATATTTCGCTACGCGAGATATTTCATGCGTGTAAAAAGAGATGCGAGAGCACATCAAACAGTATAGACGGATTTAATCTGAATCGATTGTCAATAGCAAATAAAATCAGTAAATAGTGAAAAATGAGCgtaaaatattggaaaataacACGCAATAGCGAAGTTAATTAAGTGCAATGactaactttaattaattttttacgcagTATGTTTGATATCACGGAAAACGTGGCGTTGTATTTCGATTAATTCACGTTCAGTGAAAACCATCTTTTGAATTCCAACACAACTGTTggatgtaatttaaaaaaatagaattaaacgagaatttacaaaaaaaatagaaataaaaaaaaattaattgcgagCGCTATACTTTTGAAGATGTTATCATCATCGTAAGTTGAATatatagagaataaaaaaaatgaaattatttaatagtaaacgcatgagaaagaaaaagctaACACAGAATATTTAgcaacgaaatattttttcacacacacacataaaaggAAATTtccgaataatttattatagttggATCACAATCTAATTGACCCCAGAtttccaattttaattatctctattcatttttaattagattctAGACGAGGAAATTCAAATCCTTTCCATGGCTCTTATATATAGCTactaaagtaatttaataaataaggtAACATTAGCAACTATACGAACGCATACAGCATGTCTTGTTACCTTGTTGTTCATTAAATTGTTCTCGTGCAAATACAAATTgatgcaattttctaaaatgaaaaaaaaataaaaattcgttaCATGAATTTCTGTTACAGCATTTAGCGGAGTTAAATCCGCGGGTAAGGTACAAAATGCACGACAACATTTCCATCTTTCTGGTTGTCATTCTCGCGATCTGCGGTTTGACAATGATGACCGCATTGCTCGCCTGCTACGCCTGCATCTTTCGCGATTTGTGCTGTCGACCAGGAGGCAGATCCAAGAGGCGACGTCAACGGAATTCCGAGCGAGAGATAGATAATCCCATTAAGGCCAGATTAAACACGATACCATTAAACGATATCACACAGGGGGAAAGTATGCCCACGGAATCGGAAAAGATTTAAACAAAAGGACGGAAAATTTAAGGACGCAGCAATAATTGCAATTGTAAAAGCaatgcaaaatgtaaaattttaaactatgatagatatatatatatatatatatatatatatatgtatgtatgaatatttccaataaatctttcgtatttttaaaaataatattaattaaaatccatatatatatacaggaatTGGGGAATAATGTTAGATATACATTTGAAAGCCAGCTGCGCATACATTCgttcattgtaaatatatattataaatctgttatatacataataatcagatatacatacatacgtacacacacacatatatacatcatatGCCATTTATTTATCGCAAAGTGTATGCAATAAAagatctaataaaaatgttcaatggTATGGTCATTGATAACAATCCtgtatcatatatgtatatttacatccactaactgtatataaaataaatgttgtttttttatttttcctattatatatttgtaacgtGCGCAACATGTGCGCATCTCTTTTGTGGTAACTTTATATGTGATCAGTAGTCCGAAGACTTCatcatacaaaaaatattagagaatTACCATctctactataaattataaaattttgattatttgtaacaaattaggaaatatctgttattatgtttatttcgcacaaaattaaaagaaaaaaaaaataaacaagatattaaacaaagtaacataaattatataaatacactatttcaaaaattaagaatttttattacttattataaagtatGAAAATTACTTTGTATAAAAACTCAAAATATAAtggttttaatatatatattaaaaaattctgtgtctgtatgtatatatatgcgtacATACACCCGCGCGCAAATTGTATTGAAACGTCGAGtgtcagaaaaattaatattccaacAATTGATTGTATTACAAAACAAATCTGTTTGAAAAATCAAATGCATCATTAGGATACATTGAGATCACACTTTGAAGCCTTTTTTAACCACGTACGGaacataaagatttatattaactagataataaaaaaaaatatattaatacagatACAGCGCAAAAATCATCAATATCTCTCCTTTCACTTTTAGTACGATGATTCAAATGGTTCAATCTCGCTTATGTCAGATTATCGAGCTTCCACTATCACTaaccaaataaaaaaagagacatgTATACTTTGTTTCATAATCTTGAAATAATAGCTAAATATTAACGTATATTCTCAATAGCTGTACAAAGCTAATGAATTCTTCAGAGAGATTGTGCAACCTGTATTATTCTTAAAGATACATTTGACTAGTTAATCTGACTGAGTTGCTGCAGTACAGAAAGTACCACTTCGCGCAgagtctaaaaaaataatgagaatacatttatcaattttcttacattttagagaaatatgTCAAATGAAAGATAGAtataaggaaatataataatttacctgAGGTTTACAATGCTCCTCTAACCAACTGAACACACAGGCGGATAATTCCGCAAAATTAGCTACAGAAACGTTATTAAACGTTTGGAAAAGGCGATCCATTATTGCCTGAAACTACAATACACAGAATTATGTAGGATAGTTAATTaatcacaattttaaaaaagacaaaagtATGTAATATTACCACTTGGAACTTCATCTCGTCTGAAACACGCATTTCCGTGTGTCCCGGTTGCGTTTGATGCGCCTTGACAATCTGCTCATAATTAGCTTGCATAATGCGTAACGCAACAACTTCCTTCCTCAGGGCATTACGTTCTTCCTCCTGTTTCCTCTTCTGTTGCAGCAAAAACTGTATGTAATCGATGGATTTTTGAAGCACTGTAGCCTTGGAGATCTTATAACCTGATGAATCTGTATGCTGACAAGTTGGAACCAAGTCTTGAAGAGAGTCGTAACCTTTCTTGATAGCATCTCGTCTTTTCTGCTCAGCTTGTGTATGGGCCTCCCTTCTACGCTCTTTGTAGCTTATGGTAGAGTTTTTGTTATCGCTGTCTTCATCCTCTGaacattatattactttttcaattttctatcgGCTAATCTGTCATCAGCTACtcttaatcaatataaatatttaaaaaatgtcaatgaCGGAAAACTACTTGCCTGTATTGTGAGCGGATGAAGACGGCGTATTCACTGATCCTGTGCTACTACAACGGGAAAATGTATACTTTTCGGTAGGACTGGATGGCTCCAACTTCATGTCACTATCTGATCCTATATTACCACTGCTAGCACGCATTGTCAAATTAGCTGCTTtaaaaacaaacaataaaaatgcacattatatacttttaacttTGAATGGATGATTATGTATTTCAATATGGTTTTAAtcacatgtgtgtgtatatatatgtaaataaataaatatatgtatatgcacatgtgtgattaaaatcaaattgaaatatataatcatccatttatatatatttgtatattcttctctttctttgtatCATACAAATACTTTTCAAAAAGCTTGGCAAAGTTGCAGaatttgaaaatgttaaaGTAGTATTTACccaattatcttattttttaaaaaaaactaaattaaataaatccaaATGGACCATCAGACTCAACTGGATGAGGAAATATGTCAGAAAGTGATTTACATTATTGAGTTTTAGAGATTCATTTGCCTAAGCTAAGACGATATCAGTAGTAGCTTATCAGCTACTGCTGATAGCGACTGTTATCGACAGATAACGATGTCGCGgtcataaaatcaaatttcctGAATGATAATACGCAccattagaaattaattatcctgtttttttctcgctgcagtttacattttctaaattcctctcattttctttcttttcaaatccTCTATATTAGATATCTTACTTtagatatattctttttattattcttgaaattttcttcttttttgatTTCTCCCTCTTAAACTATCTGAGCATTTACCATATCATTCtgaattgtacaaaaaaaaaaagtctagcGGCTAAGAAACAGACTTTTATATGTCAGacaaaagaataaattctATGGTGTAAGCTTTAACGTATGTACACCATCAACAATCCATAAATATGAATGAACACGAATCAGACGAGTCTGCCAAAACAGTCACATGGTTGGCTGCGCAGATTTTCAGACGCGCATGAAAGAACTCGGTtgaagggggggggggcggaGAGGAGTCCCCTCCACATGGAAATAATCGCATTCGCAAAACACAACACGTTGCGTGGAACGAACGTTCGTTGAACGCTAATTAAAGTGCTACGATCAATTAAAGTATTTCGACACGTTCAACAATCGCTCGCTCGACGCaattcacacatacacacacacacacacacagcaATTGTTTCCAAGGGTAGAGGACGTAAGATAGTGCAGTTATGATTGATTCTTGGAAAAATACGTGGCAAAGTTGGcatgaaaaaattcattttttttttttttttttttgttttctttctgTCGTCacgtttctttttatactCACAATTTTCGTATCCATCTTTGTGCAATGAATCCGCCATTGTGCAGGTAGATTATTTTACATCAAAAGGATGAGAAATCAAATCGCGCACACTTTGGGGAACGGTTATGGCTCTGACAATGCGGTCTCGGGTAGATTAAGTCAAAATATTCGGACATCGGATTAGATTtattcgtatatatgtataggaaGGAAAAGGTTAAGGCAAATGTCAAACCACGTCGAGTTTTTCCAATCACAATTTCACGTACAATTTAGACGTATTTGTCacgtaattatatacttttgctTGGTCTTCGCCATCTTTGATGGAGATACAACAGAGAACCTGTATTTTGTCTCTCTCGTTATTCTTGACTCTCCGCTATTTTGAGTCAGCTGTGCCTCTTGCGCTGCACAATAAACTAACGTAATCACGTGATCGAAAACGAGTAGAGCGCATGCgctgttaaaatatataggggaACGTGGGATAGAACGGTcaacgtaagcattgagcaagttttcaacatattaaaaaaaaataaatcaatcttttttttactaaaaatattctttggaatatccactataagaaaaaacacaagtttattataaaataatagtttaaatagacgagattattgatttaataaaagcctagattttcgtgatatgcTTTTCATGCGAGGTATAATGGACTACCTCCAAAactttgtttatttcattaacattgatgtctaaaacttcttaaaaattgtatattataatatgatatgtagaacataagaatatagatttgtatttttaaatgataactataaattaataaataaaaacaattctcttattataataaatatttttctctttaaaacatggaaaaatatcctttaatgtaataatttttggtattaattttgaaagacggcatctatgtatactctctttctttctctagtataaaaataaaaagtacaacatttcGTGGGCTAATATTTCAGCCTCAAAACATATTCatttacttttgatcatataaaaaattataattaatcaatatttacatagacacagcagtatgaaattaataagaaatgatcattttaaaatataaatgtatttacggtaataaaaaatagaattttatcattgtttaccttatgtaaatatatcgaagaattacaaCTCAGTCGTGGAGAGCACAgcaagtgcattaaataatttataacaactttcaactaaaaatattgcgaccacTGATAACAGTACGCAGAAAGAGGCacctaatagcaataattgcaacatatttcatgacatggtagcatctctgtaaaaagatatcgactctGTACCATTGTACCCCGCGGTGCCattctaccccacgttcctCTATAATAAATCGAGagattattatagaataacgGGAAAATATTGCGAATCAagcgtgtatttttttttcaaatcaactggcttataattaaaataatagaaagaaaagagtTTAAACTCACCGATGCGCAGCGACGGAATGAAACAACATTGATCTGTAAAAAATACgcaatgtcattataaatttaagaattaa from the Anoplolepis gracilipes chromosome 11, ASM4749672v1, whole genome shotgun sequence genome contains:
- the Bigmax gene encoding max-like protein X isoform X2, encoding MADSLHKDGYENSNLTMRASSGNIGSDSDMKLEPSSPTEKYTFSRCSSTGSVNTPSSSAHNTEDEDSDNKNSTISYKERRREAHTQAEQKRRDAIKKGYDSLQDLVPTCQHTDSSGYKISKATVLQKSIDYIQFLLQQKRKQEEERNALRKEVVALRIMQANYEQIVKAHQTQPGHTEMRVSDEMKFQVFQAIMDRLFQTFNNVSVANFAELSACVFSWLEEHCKPQTLREVVLSVLQQLSQIN
- the Bigmax gene encoding max-like protein X isoform X1, producing MADSLHKDGYENSANLTMRASSGNIGSDSDMKLEPSSPTEKYTFSRCSSTGSVNTPSSSAHNTEDEDSDNKNSTISYKERRREAHTQAEQKRRDAIKKGYDSLQDLVPTCQHTDSSGYKISKATVLQKSIDYIQFLLQQKRKQEEERNALRKEVVALRIMQANYEQIVKAHQTQPGHTEMRVSDEMKFQVFQAIMDRLFQTFNNVSVANFAELSACVFSWLEEHCKPQTLREVVLSVLQQLSQIN
- the Bigmax gene encoding max-like protein X isoform X3, with the translated sequence MRASSGNIGSDSDMKLEPSSPTEKYTFSRCSSTGSVNTPSSSAHNTEDEDSDNKNSTISYKERRREAHTQAEQKRRDAIKKGYDSLQDLVPTCQHTDSSGYKISKATVLQKSIDYIQFLLQQKRKQEEERNALRKEVVALRIMQANYEQIVKAHQTQPGHTEMRVSDEMKFQVFQAIMDRLFQTFNNVSVANFAELSACVFSWLEEHCKPQTLREVVLSVLQQLSQIN